CACCGCCGCAAAGACACTCGCCGCCGGCCGACCTTGCGCTAGCGCCATGGCCATGGTGGTTAAACCGCGAATTTCGTTGGCCAAGGCCCAGGCCACTAAAGCCGGCGTCTCACCTTCCGCGCGCAGACCATTTAATATGCGCAGGGTTTTGGCGGTTTTACCTTCCAACGCCGCATCGACCAGATCGTAAACACTAAAGCGGGCGCTATCGGCGACGGCTTCCGCTACCTCGCGGACATTCACCTTTACCGGTTGCGCGGCACTCGCGGACTTTAACAAAACCAATTTATCAATTTCTTGCGCAGCCGCCAGCAGATTGCCTTCTACTCGCAATGCCAATAACTCCACTGCTTCGCGATCCGCTTGTAAACCACGGGCTTGCAAACGTTCATTAATCCACTGCGGCATGCGATTACTGGCCACTGGCCAAATCGTCACGATCACACCGACTTTATCTAAGGCTTTATACCAGGCAGCACCTTGCGAACGTTTATCCAATTTAGGACATTGCACCAATAACACGGTGTCATTCGGCAAACGTTCGGTGTATTCCTGCAAAGCTTCACTGCCCGCTTTACCGGGCGAACCCTGAATGCGCAAATCCAATACGCGACGATCCGCAAACAAGGACAAACTATTCGCGGCTAATAACAAATGTTGCCAATCAAAATCGCGGCCCGCTTCAAATACTTCTCGATCTAGATAAGCTTGCGCACGCGCCGCTTTACGCACCGCATCCGCCGCTTCCATCATTTGCAATGGTTCATCACCCGTCAATAAATACACGGGCGCGAGCCGTTGCTGTACCGATTTTTCAAGTTGTGCGGGCGCTAATTGCATATATAACAGCTCAAATTATTTAATCGTCATTATTCGCTAATCAATTGATTGCCGCAAATAAGCCTTACATCAAGACCACTTCTAACGCAGCCACTAGATTTAATTGCCGAATAAAAAAGCGGCCAATGGCCGCTTTATAAAAACCTGCGACCCTAACCTTTTAAATATACTTTACATCAACCACTTCGTATTCTTTAATGCCACTGGGTGCTTTTACTTGCGCGACATCATCCACTTCTTTACCAATCAACGCGCGCGCAATCGGCGAGCTAATCGAAATAAAACCTTGCTTAATATCAGCTTCGTCATCGCCTACAATTTTATACGTAACTTCAACACCACTAGCAACTTCTACCAACTCTACCGTAGCGCCAAACACGATGCGGCCATTGGCATTAATTTTAGTAACATCAATAATTTCAGCATTCGATAATTTTGCTTCTAATTCTTTAATACGGCCTTCTGCAAAACTTTGTTGTTCACGCGCCGCATGATATTCAGCGTTTTCTTTTAAATCGCCGTGCGCACGCGCATCCGCAATCGCTTGAATAATTCGCGGCCGATCAACATTTTTAAGTTTTTCTAATTCGCTGCGCATTTTTTCTGCGCCTTGTACTGTAATGGGTACCTTTCCCATAAATCACCCCTTATTAGCATCCTGGTGAGAATCTTGAGTCAACGTCTGATGCAAATCCTGCAATCGATTTACCTGATAATTATCAACATAGTCTAACGCCATACAGCTTGCACGTGCACCTGAAATGGTCGTGGTTAATGTCACTTTATGATTCATCGCTTCTCGACGAATCGCAAATGAGTCACGAATCGCTTGTTTACCTTCAGTGGTATTCACAATCATCGCTATCTCATCATTCTTAATCATATCCACAATATGCGGTCGACCTTGTGTAACTTTATTAACACGTTCACAAGCCACGCCCGCACGTGTCAATACTTCTGAAGTTCCATCAGTGGCTAAAATTTTAAAGCCGCGTTTAATTAATTCGCGCGCCACGTCAATAGCAGCTGGCTTGTCGGCTTCGCGTACACTAATAAACGCCACACCGCTTTTCGGCAAATTCACACCCGCGCCAAACATACTTTTACAAAATGCTTCACCAAAAGTACTGCCAATGCCCATGACTTCGCCCGTCGATTTCATTTCGGGGCCAAGCAAGGCATCTACGCCAGGAAATTTAGTAAATGGAAACACAGATTCTTTCACAGAATAAAATCCAGGTATCACTTCATGCGTAATGCCTTGCTGGCGCAGACTTTGTCCCGCCATACAACGCGCCGCAATTTTTGCTAAAGGTCGACCGGTCGCTTTTGAAACAAAAGGCACCGTGCGTGACGCACGCGGATTTACTTCTAAAACATAAACCGTCTCGCCTTGAATCGCAAACTGCGTGTTCATTAAGCCAATAACTTTTAAACCCTTTGCCATTTGCGCTACTTGCGTACGCAATACATCTTGCACTTGTTTGCTTAATGTATAAGGCGGAATTGAACAAGCGGAATCACCTGAATGAATGCCGGCTTCTTCAATGTGCTCCATGATGCCGCCAATGATGACATCAGTGCCGTCACAAATCGCATCGATATCAACTTCAATCGCATCATTTAAAAAACGATCTAACAACACGGGCGAATCATTAGATACTTTAACGGCTGCACGCATATAACGCTGCAATTCATCCGGACCAGAAACAATTTCCATACCACGGCCACCTAATACATAAGAAGGCCTTACTACTAACGGATAACCAATTTCATCAGCGAGTTTTAAAGCTGCTTCAGCAGTTTTTGCAGTACGATTCGGCGGTTGTTTTAAACCCAAATCGTTAATGAGCTTTTGAAAACGTTCACGGTCTTCTGCCAGATCAATTGAATCAGGACTGGTGCCAATAATAGGCGCGCCGGCTTTTTCTAAAGCGCGCGCTAATTTCAATGGCGTTTGACCGCCGTATTGCACAATCACACCAAAAGGTTTTTCAACGTGCAAAATTTCTAATACATCTTCTAATGTCAGGGGTTCAAAATACAAACGATCAGAAGTATCGTAATCCGTTGAAACAGTTTCGGGATTACAATTTACCATGATGGTTTCATAACCATCTTCACGCAAAGCCAATGCCGCATGCACACAACAATAATCAAATTCAATGCCTTGACCAATTCGATTAGGCCCACCGCCTAACACCATAATTTTTTTACGCTGCGTAGGCTGCGCTTCGCATTCTTCTTCATAAGTCGAATACATATACGCGGTCGTCGCAGTAAATTCTGCAGCACAACTATCCACACGTTTATAGACTGGTCGAATATTGCACGACCAGCGATATTCGCGCACCGAGTGTTCGTCAATATTCAACACTGTCGCTAAACGACTATCAGAAAAACCTTTGCGTTTTAATTTACGTAATTCATCTGCGTCAATGCTTTTTAAACTA
Above is a genomic segment from Gammaproteobacteria bacterium containing:
- a CDS encoding DNA polymerase III subunit delta — encoded protein: MQLAPAQLEKSVQQRLAPVYLLTGDEPLQMMEAADAVRKAARAQAYLDREVFEAGRDFDWQHLLLAANSLSLFADRRVLDLRIQGSPGKAGSEALQEYTERLPNDTVLLVQCPKLDKRSQGAAWYKALDKVGVIVTIWPVASNRMPQWINERLQARGLQADREAVELLALRVEGNLLAAAQEIDKLVLLKSASAAQPVKVNVREVAEAVADSARFSVYDLVDAALEGKTAKTLRILNGLRAEGETPALVAWALANEIRGLTTMAMALAQGRPAASVFAAVWEKRKPLVQAALKRIRPEATGLKTWGILMRLAARADQVSKGAGWASSMANGNSALGLGSQQPWVVLTGLCLELCGPFGLEPALSSVVARQNRSPTTYR
- the greA gene encoding transcription elongation factor GreA, which translates into the protein MGKVPITVQGAEKMRSELEKLKNVDRPRIIQAIADARAHGDLKENAEYHAAREQQSFAEGRIKELEAKLSNAEIIDVTKINANGRIVFGATVELVEVASGVEVTYKIVGDDEADIKQGFISISSPIARALIGKEVDDVAQVKAPSGIKEYEVVDVKYI
- the carB gene encoding carbamoyl-phosphate synthase large subunit, with protein sequence MAKRTDIKSILIIGAGPIVIGQACEFDYSGAQACKALREEGYRVILVNSNPATIMTDPDMADAVYIEPINWRTVAEIIKKEKPDALLPTMGGQTALNCALDLHHNGVLAEYGVEMIGANEDAIDMAEDRERFKQAMTEIGLATPRAIIAHNIEEARVAITEIGFPLIIRPSFTMGGTGGGIAYNREEFEEIVVRGLDLSPTHELLLEESVLGWKEYEMEVVRDRKDNCIIVCSIENLDAMGVHTGDSITVAPAQTLTDKEYQIMRNASIAVLRKIGVDTGGSNVQFAVNPANGEMIVIEMNPRVSRSSALASKATGFPIARVAAKLAVGYTLDELQNEITGGATPASFEPSIDYVVTKVPRFAFEKFPAADSRLTTQMKSVGEVMAIGRTFQESLQKALRGLEIGVDGFTPLLDASIADENWRDTLIRELREPRAERLWYVADAFRNGFSLAEVQQLTWIDPWFLVQIEEIVRIEQALVGRSLKSIDADELRKLKRKGFSDSRLATVLNIDEHSVREYRWSCNIRPVYKRVDSCAAEFTATTAYMYSTYEEECEAQPTQRKKIMVLGGGPNRIGQGIEFDYCCVHAALALREDGYETIMVNCNPETVSTDYDTSDRLYFEPLTLEDVLEILHVEKPFGVIVQYGGQTPLKLARALEKAGAPIIGTSPDSIDLAEDRERFQKLINDLGLKQPPNRTAKTAEAALKLADEIGYPLVVRPSYVLGGRGMEIVSGPDELQRYMRAAVKVSNDSPVLLDRFLNDAIEVDIDAICDGTDVIIGGIMEHIEEAGIHSGDSACSIPPYTLSKQVQDVLRTQVAQMAKGLKVIGLMNTQFAIQGETVYVLEVNPRASRTVPFVSKATGRPLAKIAARCMAGQSLRQQGITHEVIPGFYSVKESVFPFTKFPGVDALLGPEMKSTGEVMGIGSTFGEAFCKSMFGAGVNLPKSGVAFISVREADKPAAIDVARELIKRGFKILATDGTSEVLTRAGVACERVNKVTQGRPHIVDMIKNDEIAMIVNTTEGKQAIRDSFAIRREAMNHKVTLTTTISGARASCMALDYVDNYQVNRLQDLHQTLTQDSHQDANKG